The window GAAGTTCTTTTTGAACTGACAGAAAAAGGACGTGTTGCCTTTCATGGTCATGAGAAGTTTTCCCAAGATGTTTTTGGGGATATTTACAGTACGTTATCGGCAATGGATGCAAGTGAAATCAAGTTCTTGGAATCTTTTCTACACGATTTGAATGCAATTTTAATGAAAAAGAAATAAATGTATAGTGGCACAATGTGTCATTATATTTTGTCACATGGTATACCTGGTAAACAAAAATTATACTTAGCACTATGCCTGTTTGAACTGAATGTGGGCATATAGACGAAAGGAGCAGTAAGATGTTGAGTTTTGAAAAATGGTGGGGTGTTATAAGGGATTATAATCATACGATATTTCCATTACAATTTTTTATCATGTTCATAGGCATTGTCATTATTTTTTATTTTGCATATGGACAGAAAGAAAAAGCCAACGTGCTCATTAAAGGGTACTTAGGCATATGTCATTTATGGATAGGGATATTTTTCTTTATTGTTTTAGGCAAAGATTTTCCATCGCCACTAAAGTACATTCAAGGGGCTTTATTTATAAGTATTGGCATCCTGTTGTTCATTGACCTCATAACTAAAAAGACTGTTTTTAGTTTCCCTAAAAAGAGAGCAAGAAAAATAAGCTTTATAAGTTTATTGATTGTGGTCCAGCTATACCCCATCGTTGGCTTAATCCTGGGACGTACTGTGGATACATGTATCTATCCTGGAACACTGCCATGTGCAACGACGGCACTTGCATTGGTATTTTTTTCAGCAGCATTACCAAAAGCTAACAAGTGGATATATGGGTTATTGTTAATTTGGGCTATACCCTTTGCACCACTTATACAGATCCCTAAGTACCATGTTTATGAAGATAGTATTATGTTCATTATTGGCGTGTACGCCCTCATTTTTTTAATCGTATCCAGCATAAAATTTGGGAAAAGACGTCATGGAGCTAGACAAAGAAATAGCTGATAAAAGGGGAGGTTATTGTATTATGTTTATTATTGGGATATCCGCTTGCATTGCTTTCATGGCATCCATCTTAAAATCTCGAAAAAGACATGATGGTGCTAAACAAAGAAACAATTCATAGAAAGGAAGGTTATGATTATGCATTTACTGCCAGAACATACATTGGGATTGTTGAATATATGGTTGTATCCATTGCTATACGGCATGATCACCATGCTTGTTATGGTTAACATTTCACATGCTCAAAAGAAAAAAATACTTACTTTTCCCAAGGCAAAAAAAACGAAACGTGGACCGCAATTGAGCTCAATAGGTTTTATGTTTGGTAAGGGGTTAATCCTTTACTCCGTACTCGTACCCATTAGGTCATTTAACGTCTATTTTTACATGGGAACCGTTATTTATGTGTTAGGGTTAGTCTTATCGGTTTATGCCATGTGGTATTTCTCTAAATCTGATTTATCACAACCTGTTACAGGTGGGATATACCGTCTATCAAGGCATCCCATGCAAGTGATGAGTTTTATCATGTGGTTTGGTATAGCCATTGTTTCTCAAACTTTCTTTATGGTTATTCTTGTGGTTTTATATGGTGTACTCTCTTATCCTTCGCTAAAAGCACAGGAAAACTACTGTATGAAGGCATATGGCGCTTCATACAATGACTATATGAAGAAAACACCACGGTATTTATTCTTTTAAAACCTGGTGTTTTCGATAAAATATAGTAGGGTATTGAACTGGTCTTCACTGATATGGGGGCTGTCTCACAAAAAGCAAAATAACGTCAATATCGTAGGTAAAAAAATTGCTTTTATGGGACAGCCCCCTTTTATTTGATGATAGTCCAATGCTTGTGTAAGGATACACATGCTGTTAATATAGCATCATAACACAACGGCTATAGGTACCTATGACCATAATGAACGTACAAATAAATGACTAAGTTCTAAGTAGTTATGATAACAGGTATTGTATGTTTCAACCCTTTCTTGATGGGGTTCATGGGTCCTTTGAATAGATACGGTCTGCTTGACAGCATCTTCAAAATCCTTG is drawn from Vallitalea pronyensis and contains these coding sequences:
- a CDS encoding DUF6064 family protein; the protein is MLSFEKWWGVIRDYNHTIFPLQFFIMFIGIVIIFYFAYGQKEKANVLIKGYLGICHLWIGIFFFIVLGKDFPSPLKYIQGALFISIGILLFIDLITKKTVFSFPKKRARKISFISLLIVVQLYPIVGLILGRTVDTCIYPGTLPCATTALALVFFSAALPKANKWIYGLLLIWAIPFAPLIQIPKYHVYEDSIMFIIGVYALIFLIVSSIKFGKRRHGARQRNS
- a CDS encoding methyltransferase family protein — its product is MHLLPEHTLGLLNIWLYPLLYGMITMLVMVNISHAQKKKILTFPKAKKTKRGPQLSSIGFMFGKGLILYSVLVPIRSFNVYFYMGTVIYVLGLVLSVYAMWYFSKSDLSQPVTGGIYRLSRHPMQVMSFIMWFGIAIVSQTFFMVILVVLYGVLSYPSLKAQENYCMKAYGASYNDYMKKTPRYLFF